One stretch of Nitratiruptor tergarcus DSM 16512 DNA includes these proteins:
- a CDS encoding flagellar brake protein, with the protein MQENLSRFDTLKLATQYWHGDETTTILIVVLFFLAIVLFFIIGTILQKRLKEKNIQHYFDIYAKERELNEREKETLWKYAHKMERDPMLVLEFKAPFEKVMDLYIKTDPHPDEELVRSLRKKLDFEVVSPYIPLITTKDIEVFQNGRMILSNNKALDVALYDKDEKYMYWLVIDGDLPLSTHPGEYVKIVFIRQDDGIYSFEQPIAEILKESGKTIIKIPHTFELSRTQRRETPRIKIDIPLNFIIYTNDGQNVFEGRFVDISAGGAKFCAKNDNDILKKVKFGDNMELIFNLDKHTYTLSSKVLEIDRRPKSICFRTLFDNIDKEIKERILEFVLKEQLKHAQLKRKRQ; encoded by the coding sequence ATGCAAGAAAATCTCTCGCGTTTTGATACGCTCAAGCTTGCTACGCAGTATTGGCACGGAGATGAGACTACGACAATACTTATAGTGGTGCTCTTTTTTTTGGCAATAGTTCTCTTTTTTATCATTGGTACAATTTTGCAAAAGAGACTCAAAGAAAAAAACATCCAGCACTATTTTGATATATATGCCAAAGAACGTGAACTAAATGAGCGCGAAAAAGAGACTCTTTGGAAATATGCCCATAAGATGGAGCGCGATCCCATGCTTGTATTGGAATTCAAAGCGCCTTTTGAAAAGGTAATGGATCTCTATATAAAAACAGATCCACACCCAGATGAGGAGCTTGTGAGGAGTCTGAGAAAAAAACTCGATTTTGAAGTAGTAAGCCCCTATATTCCTCTTATCACAACAAAAGATATTGAAGTATTTCAAAATGGGCGTATGATTCTATCAAACAATAAAGCCCTCGATGTCGCACTCTACGATAAAGATGAAAAATATATGTATTGGCTCGTAATCGATGGCGACCTTCCGCTCTCTACACACCCGGGAGAGTATGTTAAAATAGTCTTTATCCGTCAAGATGATGGGATTTATAGTTTTGAGCAACCAATAGCGGAAATCCTCAAAGAGTCTGGTAAAACAATTATTAAGATTCCTCATACATTTGAACTAAGCAGAACGCAACGCCGGGAAACTCCTCGCATAAAAATAGATATTCCTCTCAATTTCATCATCTATACCAATGATGGACAAAACGTTTTTGAAGGGAGGTTTGTCGATATTAGTGCGGGAGGGGCAAAGTTTTGTGCAAAAAATGATAATGATATATTAAAAAAGGTAAAGTTTGGTGATAATATGGAGCTTATTTTTAATCTCGACAAACATACATATACCCTAAGCTCCAAAGTGCTCGAAATCGATAGAAGACCGAAAAGTATCTGCTTTCGTACCCTCTTCGACAATATTGACAAAGAGATAAAAGAGCGGATTTTAGAGTTTGTGCTCAAAGAGCAGCTTAAACATGCCCAACTTAAAAGAAAACGCCAATGA
- the flhB gene encoding flagellar biosynthesis protein FlhB, with protein sequence MAKDPDKTEKATPRRREKAREEGQVAKSMDIAISASLITVFLTLLFYIPFAFERLYKIFIHFFSDPLHNIPEYNYAIIYEIVKDLAILLLPIFGLLLIIGIFSNVAQFGFLFTFKPLIPKLEKIDPISGLKRIFSLKTLFELFKNLLKLIVATVVSYYLVSYLLEGVLRFAATGIYDDAYLMMKYTLIMILGFALLSIPVSVIDFFFRKYEFEENIKMSKQEIKEEQKLYEGNPQIKSAIRKKMREMSLTRMMAEVAKADVVITNPEHYAVALKYERGKMQAPKVVAKGVDRIALRIKEEARLHNVPIEENPPLARALYQACDIGDFVPESLYQAIAKIFAKIYKKQGLHS encoded by the coding sequence ATGGCCAAAGATCCAGATAAAACCGAAAAGGCCACCCCCCGGAGGCGTGAGAAGGCGCGCGAAGAGGGGCAGGTGGCCAAGAGTATGGATATTGCTATTAGCGCCTCTTTAATAACAGTATTTTTGACACTGCTTTTTTATATACCTTTTGCCTTTGAGAGACTCTATAAAATTTTTATCCATTTTTTCTCTGATCCTTTGCACAATATTCCAGAGTATAATTACGCTATTATTTATGAAATAGTAAAAGATCTTGCAATTTTACTTCTCCCTATTTTTGGTTTGCTTCTTATTATAGGCATATTTTCCAATGTTGCGCAGTTTGGTTTTCTGTTTACTTTCAAACCTCTCATTCCAAAATTAGAAAAAATTGACCCTATCTCTGGCCTTAAGAGGATCTTTTCACTCAAGACACTTTTTGAACTGTTTAAAAATCTCTTAAAACTCATAGTGGCTACAGTTGTTTCATACTACTTAGTAAGTTACTTACTTGAAGGGGTATTGCGGTTTGCTGCAACAGGAATCTATGATGATGCATATTTGATGATGAAATATACACTTATAATGATTTTGGGATTTGCGCTTCTTTCAATTCCTGTGAGTGTTATTGACTTTTTCTTTCGTAAGTACGAGTTTGAAGAGAATATTAAAATGAGTAAACAAGAGATAAAAGAGGAGCAAAAACTCTATGAAGGAAACCCACAAATAAAATCTGCCATTAGAAAGAAAATGCGTGAGATGAGCCTGACACGAATGATGGCTGAAGTTGCAAAAGCAGATGTAGTCATTACCAACCCAGAGCACTATGCCGTTGCCTTGAAATATGAAAGAGGCAAAATGCAAGCGCCCAAAGTAGTGGCAAAGGGTGTAGATAGAATTGCTCTGCGCATAAAAGAGGAGGCAAGGCTTCATAATGTACCAATTGAAGAGAATCCTCCTTTAGCAAGAGCTCTCTATCAAGCGTGTGATATAGGAGATTTTGTACCAGAGAGTCTCTATCAAGCGATTGCTAAAATATTTGCTAAAATCTATAAAAAGCAGGGACTACACAGCTAG
- a CDS encoding glycosyltransferase: MQYQLEDLEQILSFINLNYPLNRLGGWAASADFMKIVYRELLKKIRNKKDLIIVECGSGVSTILMAYLLKEHSPNSKIISLDHSYDYLKKTENELKLHNLLKFVEPLYAPLKYYLIDEDEWLWYDISQLHIDAPIDILLVDGPPMDTQPLARYPALPLLYSYLNNETVILLDDAHREEERKIVEKWLRDDYNLRSENYETQKGTAKLYFKKNSYEPLITIAIPTYNRKEFLREALQSALNQNYENYEIVVVDDGSDVDMQEVIEEFNSPKIRFFANEKNRGRPYTRNRCIEEARGEYILWLDDDDKLMPNILQKYVDLLNDVDITPDVVYGNLNSFGEQELRFTPLDFFENGDTLLQMLYEGKGSYIPNLGSMVKTILYTKIGKYDERFERAQDFEFWIRVAKTARFKKLNNVVALWRIHLSNTTNGENSVYYADRSYESLAMRLNLKYYRLEEIFYHFDDMKDINQKLSSSLIGYFDGLNALYYGFEYISQSEEIARMKFSQALQCDNLTIAKYALQHVKENEKLRKLLKRYQKIKKLLMRENIDGVSLRGFENFWLFYYTLALKSEDIRQAKNFARAAYLLNPLKLESQKVAKRFGVETKAIDRRIKVIANSYEENKNEFIQKYWS; the protein is encoded by the coding sequence ATGCAATATCAATTAGAAGATCTTGAGCAGATTTTATCATTTATTAATCTTAACTATCCACTTAATAGGTTGGGAGGATGGGCTGCTAGTGCAGATTTTATGAAAATTGTCTATCGTGAATTACTAAAAAAGATTCGAAATAAAAAAGATTTGATAATAGTTGAATGTGGAAGTGGAGTTTCTACAATTTTAATGGCATATTTGTTGAAAGAACATTCGCCCAACTCTAAAATTATCTCACTCGATCATAGTTACGATTATTTGAAAAAAACAGAAAACGAACTTAAACTTCATAACCTTTTGAAGTTTGTCGAGCCTCTTTATGCTCCTTTGAAATACTATTTAATAGATGAGGATGAGTGGTTATGGTACGATATCTCGCAACTCCATATTGATGCTCCCATAGATATTTTACTTGTAGATGGTCCACCTATGGATACGCAGCCTTTGGCACGTTATCCAGCTCTTCCATTACTTTATAGCTATTTAAACAATGAAACAGTTATATTACTCGATGATGCTCATAGAGAGGAAGAAAGGAAAATAGTTGAGAAATGGTTGAGGGATGATTACAATTTACGAAGTGAAAATTATGAGACACAAAAAGGTACGGCAAAACTCTATTTTAAAAAAAATAGCTATGAGCCGTTGATTACGATAGCCATTCCCACATACAATAGAAAAGAGTTTTTACGCGAAGCGTTGCAAAGTGCCCTTAACCAAAACTATGAAAATTATGAAATAGTGGTGGTGGATGATGGCTCAGATGTGGATATGCAAGAGGTAATTGAGGAGTTCAATAGTCCTAAAATCCGCTTTTTTGCCAATGAAAAAAACAGAGGAAGACCATATACACGCAATAGATGTATAGAAGAAGCTAGAGGTGAGTATATTCTTTGGCTTGATGACGACGATAAATTAATGCCAAATATTTTGCAAAAATACGTTGATTTGCTTAATGATGTAGATATAACACCTGACGTTGTCTATGGAAATTTGAATTCTTTTGGCGAACAGGAATTAAGATTTACACCATTAGATTTTTTTGAAAATGGAGATACTCTCTTACAAATGTTATATGAAGGAAAAGGATCGTATATACCCAATCTTGGGTCAATGGTGAAAACAATACTTTATACGAAAATAGGAAAATATGATGAACGTTTTGAGAGAGCTCAGGATTTTGAATTTTGGATAAGGGTCGCAAAAACTGCTAGATTTAAAAAACTTAATAATGTGGTTGCTTTATGGCGAATACATTTATCTAATACAACAAATGGAGAAAATTCTGTTTATTATGCTGATAGAAGTTATGAATCTTTAGCTATGAGATTAAATTTAAAGTATTACAGATTAGAAGAGATTTTCTATCATTTTGATGATATGAAAGATATAAACCAAAAATTATCTTCAAGTCTCATAGGCTATTTTGATGGACTGAATGCACTTTACTATGGATTTGAATATATATCTCAATCGGAGGAAATTGCAAGAATGAAATTTTCTCAAGCTCTACAGTGTGACAATTTAACAATCGCTAAATATGCATTACAACATGTGAAAGAGAATGAAAAGCTAAGAAAATTGCTTAAAAGATATCAAAAAATTAAAAAGCTTCTTATGCGAGAAAATATAGATGGCGTATCATTGAGAGGGTTTGAGAATTTTTGGCTTTTTTATTATACATTGGCTCTAAAGAGTGAAGATATACGGCAAGCTAAAAATTTTGCAAGAGCTGCATATCTTTTAAATCCTTTGAAATTAGAAAGCCAAAAAGTTGCGAAGAGATTTGGTGTAGAAACTAAGGCAATAGATAGAAGAATAAAAGTAATAGCAAATAGCTATGAAGAAAATAAAAATGAATTTATTCAAAAGTATTGGTCATGA
- a CDS encoding flagellar biosynthetic protein FliR: MTPLVTVHDAIAISLVFTRIIALFLSFPFFNTTMIPTNVKILLVVSLSFFIVKNISFTFSLEDITLYKILLMILLELLIGFGIGLLVNFFVSAFSYAAEIISYFMGLTVVNMFDPTYGQISVLSKLFLMLFYIIFFASGAYGYFVSALFMSFSYIPLGMMHIQGGFWQYIIQNSFTIFVLAFKLAFPFALILYLVNLALALVNRLIPQINVFIVGLPLQIFIGLAALALGASVIVFAGEQYLKDLIHDIIYLIKSLGK, translated from the coding sequence ATGACGCCTCTTGTCACTGTACATGATGCTATTGCAATATCACTTGTTTTTACGCGTATTATAGCCCTATTTTTGAGCTTTCCATTTTTCAATACTACAATGATACCAACAAATGTCAAAATTTTATTAGTGGTGAGTCTTTCATTTTTTATAGTCAAAAATATCTCATTTACGTTCTCTTTGGAAGATATCACACTCTACAAAATCTTGCTCATGATTCTTTTAGAGCTGCTCATAGGATTTGGTATAGGGCTTTTAGTCAATTTTTTTGTATCGGCATTTTCCTATGCAGCGGAAATAATAAGCTATTTCATGGGGCTAACAGTTGTTAATATGTTTGATCCAACTTATGGACAAATTTCAGTGTTGAGTAAACTCTTTTTGATGCTTTTTTATATCATTTTTTTTGCTTCAGGTGCTTATGGGTATTTTGTTTCGGCGCTTTTTATGAGTTTTTCATATATTCCATTGGGTATGATGCATATCCAGGGAGGGTTTTGGCAATATATCATACAAAATAGTTTTACAATTTTTGTTTTAGCTTTTAAACTGGCTTTTCCTTTTGCACTTATCCTCTATCTCGTAAATCTTGCTTTAGCTCTTGTAAATCGCCTCATACCTCAAATCAATGTTTTTATTGTTGGACTTCCTTTACAGATATTTATAGGTCTTGCAGCTTTGGCGTTAGGAGCTTCTGTGATTGTCTTTGCTGGAGAGCAGTATCTCAAAGATCTCATTCACGATATAATATATCTTATAAAAAGTTTAGGAAAATAG
- a CDS encoding flagellar protein FlaG: MDVKAIQSTQAAIDMHTANLAQKNELSSSNEKKLNDEELFKKLDPLMQNDIIKKTVEQLNEKLQLFNSSLRVEIDKDTGIQVVKIVDSKTKEVIRQLPPESVLKIAKYIDEITGLLFEKKV, from the coding sequence ATGGATGTAAAAGCGATTCAATCTACTCAAGCTGCAATAGATATGCATACTGCAAATTTGGCTCAAAAAAATGAACTTTCATCTTCAAATGAAAAAAAATTAAACGATGAAGAATTGTTTAAAAAACTCGATCCTCTAATGCAAAATGATATAATAAAAAAAACAGTAGAACAACTCAATGAAAAGTTGCAGCTTTTTAATTCATCATTACGGGTAGAAATAGATAAAGATACAGGAATACAAGTGGTAAAAATTGTTGATAGCAAAACAAAAGAGGTAATTCGTCAGTTGCCGCCTGAATCAGTACTCAAAATTGCCAAATATATTGATGAGATAACAGGACTCCTCTTTGAGAAGAAGGTTTAA
- a CDS encoding flagellin: MALKINYNFQSDFTHANMLKTEHNVNKNLERLATGHRINRAADDAAGLYIADQLKTFAVSLDQGTRNAQDGVSLAQIAQGSLEEVYNILNDIKAKTIQAANDTNDDTNRKTIQQDINKLVDAIGKIFSDTEFNGRTIFSSGVQTFTIQYGGRTNQSLAIVSDTAQAAAGANSAATSTVTIGGTAYTINVTGQTKANAAISQVDALIKAVDRVAAKFGSAQIELEKIISNNETQRVNTNDAESRIRNIDFAKEMAEFTKNNILMQSGTAMLAQANQQSQLVLQLLR, encoded by the coding sequence ATGGCACTCAAAATCAACTACAACTTTCAGTCTGATTTTACGCATGCGAATATGCTAAAGACTGAGCATAATGTCAATAAAAACTTGGAGCGTCTGGCAACTGGTCATAGAATTAATCGTGCAGCAGATGATGCAGCAGGACTCTATATTGCTGATCAATTGAAAACATTTGCAGTTTCTCTTGATCAAGGTACAAGAAATGCACAAGATGGTGTGAGTTTGGCGCAGATTGCACAGGGGAGTTTAGAAGAGGTTTATAACATCCTCAATGATATAAAAGCCAAAACTATTCAGGCTGCAAACGATACTAATGATGATACCAACCGTAAAACTATACAGCAAGATATCAATAAGCTTGTTGACGCAATTGGAAAGATTTTTTCTGATACAGAGTTTAACGGAAGAACTATATTTTCATCAGGAGTGCAGACTTTTACCATTCAGTATGGTGGAAGAACAAATCAGAGTTTAGCAATAGTTTCTGATACAGCTCAAGCTGCAGCTGGCGCTAATTCAGCTGCTACTTCAACTGTGACAATAGGAGGAACAGCATATACGATAAATGTTACTGGCCAAACGAAAGCAAATGCAGCAATCTCTCAAGTCGATGCTTTAATTAAGGCAGTGGATCGAGTGGCTGCAAAATTTGGTTCTGCGCAAATTGAGCTAGAAAAAATTATATCAAATAATGAAACACAAAGAGTCAATACAAATGATGCGGAAAGCCGCATTAGAAATATCGATTTTGCTAAAGAGATGGCAGAATTTACCAAAAACAATATCCTCATGCAATCTGGTACTGCAATGCTTGCTCAAGCAAATCAGCAATCACAGCTTGTCCTACAACTTCTTCGATAA
- a CDS encoding GGDEF domain-containing protein, translating to MKKNSLIRILFFLIVYVTLSAIATYYFSIDKRERTKLYLAQQIEKLYSEYQATKYAYRMLANFFYDELSHDTKFLQLLVSWQKDSKVGKEIERFLSQKFRLLQKYEINYLTIYDPSGNIVASMHKMAPLKRKKSKLFEKKETTNELVIEFKKPFYFQRNMVGIYKAAISYNVFKNRLAKLFKGYYEYIINGTLINKKVFSYGNYLFVQSDLHKDFYYEQSSKSLQNSRQKELIHRINSTIKEKIASSLAKRKNFAILTKIDDTYYTVSFLAIKGKEHIGYLISYKPDSNTAIFESIFLQNVILSNIIIAIVLLFIYYVLETRNRFEMMAVTDKLTKLYNRYKFYSIAEQEIQRAKRNKRPFAIIMFDIDKFKLINDTYGHDIGDLVLKEISQIIRKNIRRYDYAFRWGGEEFIILAPETDIKNAMKLAEKIRKLIENHSFEEVGKVTISLGVTQFDPENEDNIDAAIKRADNALYLSKKEGRNRVTLAV from the coding sequence ATGAAAAAAAATAGTCTCATACGTATCCTCTTTTTTCTTATAGTGTATGTTACACTCAGTGCCATTGCCACCTATTATTTTAGTATTGATAAAAGAGAACGCACAAAACTCTACCTTGCACAACAGATAGAGAAACTCTACTCTGAATACCAAGCTACCAAGTATGCTTATCGTATGCTTGCAAACTTCTTTTATGATGAGTTGAGTCACGATACAAAATTTCTCCAGCTCCTTGTGTCGTGGCAAAAAGATTCAAAAGTAGGAAAAGAGATAGAAAGGTTCTTGAGCCAAAAATTTAGATTATTGCAAAAATATGAGATAAATTATCTCACTATCTATGATCCTTCTGGCAATATTGTAGCGAGTATGCATAAAATGGCACCATTAAAGAGGAAAAAGAGTAAGCTTTTCGAAAAAAAAGAGACAACAAATGAGCTGGTTATTGAATTTAAAAAGCCATTCTATTTTCAACGCAATATGGTAGGAATCTATAAAGCAGCTATCAGTTACAATGTATTTAAAAATAGACTTGCAAAACTTTTCAAAGGTTATTATGAGTACATTATAAATGGTACACTTATTAACAAAAAGGTCTTCAGCTACGGCAACTACCTCTTTGTCCAAAGCGATCTTCACAAAGATTTTTACTATGAACAAAGCTCTAAGTCGCTACAAAATAGTAGGCAAAAAGAGCTCATCCATCGCATTAATAGTACAATAAAAGAGAAAATCGCTTCCTCTTTAGCAAAAAGAAAAAATTTTGCAATTTTGACAAAAATAGATGACACATATTATACGGTCTCATTTCTTGCTATAAAAGGAAAAGAGCATATAGGATATCTCATATCATATAAACCAGACTCCAATACAGCAATTTTTGAGTCGATCTTTTTGCAAAATGTCATCCTTAGCAATATCATTATAGCAATAGTACTCCTATTCATTTACTACGTGCTTGAAACGAGAAACCGCTTTGAGATGATGGCGGTGACAGACAAGCTTACCAAGCTTTATAACCGTTACAAATTCTATTCTATTGCAGAGCAAGAGATCCAAAGAGCAAAAAGGAACAAAAGGCCTTTTGCAATTATAATGTTTGATATAGACAAATTTAAACTTATCAACGATACGTATGGACATGATATAGGTGATCTGGTACTCAAAGAGATCTCGCAAATAATTCGCAAAAATATTCGAAGATACGATTACGCTTTTCGCTGGGGTGGAGAGGAGTTTATTATCCTAGCTCCAGAGACAGATATAAAAAATGCGATGAAACTTGCAGAAAAGATTCGTAAACTTATAGAAAATCATTCATTTGAAGAAGTTGGCAAAGTGACGATTAGTTTGGGTGTGACGCAGTTTGATCCTGAAAATGAAGATAATATTGATGCAGCGATTAAACGGGCTGACAATGCCTTATATCTATCCAAAAAAGAGGGGCGCAATAGAGTTACTCTAGCTGTGTAG
- the fliD gene encoding flagellar filament capping protein FliD, with the protein MAGEIYLSNLSGQFDYQSILQKFQQLKFQQVNLIEQKEDKVKKAESAFKAFANMLEDFKNKFDEIKDGSIVDKKTVNVSNEDVAVVNITYESEVNSTKLSFTVSQLASNDAWLSQSGKTNRDDTVATQDGTLTLSINGQDITVDYTTTDTLDSIAIKINQATNEANASVFYNGSSYKLIISSTKTGENSQINFSDTGDLLDQLQLGSNYKASHVQTAQNAVIDIYGQQVTSQTNTFSNVIDGIDITVKKESSDPIQIDIKQDTEAPRQAIEDLFSAYNSLVDYIKQKSSGNGELSGDYTLHSIRASIFDKLTPFMERGLIDVDHTNGHISLRSDEFESLLKNNKDELKNTIDEVKIGLESYLDFLFDPQGTIKQKEKNYQRKIQKYEDSIEQMIKRIDKESDILKKQFIHLDSLLAQMNDVRSRISAILPKNNKQ; encoded by the coding sequence ATGGCTGGTGAGATTTATTTGAGTAATTTGAGTGGGCAATTTGATTATCAGTCTATATTGCAAAAATTTCAGCAGCTAAAATTTCAGCAAGTAAATCTCATAGAGCAAAAAGAGGATAAAGTTAAAAAGGCTGAGTCTGCTTTTAAAGCCTTTGCAAATATGCTCGAAGATTTCAAGAACAAGTTTGATGAAATCAAAGATGGTTCTATTGTTGATAAAAAAACGGTGAATGTAAGTAATGAAGATGTAGCAGTAGTAAATATCACATATGAGAGCGAAGTAAATTCTACGAAGCTCTCTTTTACCGTTTCACAACTTGCTTCAAATGATGCTTGGCTATCGCAATCTGGGAAAACTAATCGCGACGATACAGTAGCTACGCAAGATGGCACATTGACACTGAGCATCAATGGTCAAGATATAACTGTTGACTATACCACAACTGATACACTCGATAGCATTGCAATTAAAATCAATCAAGCTACAAACGAAGCTAATGCTTCTGTTTTTTACAATGGAAGCAGTTATAAGCTTATTATCTCTTCAACTAAAACTGGCGAGAACAGTCAGATAAACTTTAGTGATACTGGTGATCTTCTCGATCAACTGCAACTTGGTAGCAACTATAAGGCCTCTCATGTGCAAACTGCCCAAAATGCTGTGATCGATATTTATGGTCAGCAGGTTACCTCACAAACTAATACCTTTTCTAATGTTATTGATGGGATAGATATCACTGTCAAAAAAGAGAGCAGTGATCCTATTCAAATAGATATTAAGCAAGATACTGAGGCTCCAAGACAAGCCATTGAAGATCTTTTTAGTGCTTATAATTCTTTAGTTGATTATATTAAACAAAAGAGTAGCGGAAATGGAGAATTAAGTGGAGATTATACTCTTCACTCTATCCGTGCATCAATTTTTGACAAACTTACTCCATTCATGGAAAGAGGTCTCATAGATGTAGATCATACCAATGGACACATATCACTACGTAGCGATGAGTTTGAATCACTTCTCAAAAACAATAAAGATGAACTAAAAAATACGATAGATGAAGTAAAAATAGGTCTTGAGTCATATCTAGACTTCCTCTTTGATCCTCAAGGGACTATCAAGCAAAAAGAGAAAAATTATCAGCGAAAAATACAAAAGTATGAAGATAGTATCGAACAAATGATAAAAAGAATCGATAAAGAGAGTGATATTTTGAAAAAACAGTTTATCCATCTCGATTCACTTCTTGCACAAATGAATGATGTGCGCTCGCGAATCAGTGCAATTCTTCCAAAAAATAATAAGCAATAA
- the fliQ gene encoding flagellar biosynthesis protein FliQ, with protein sequence MNLDQVITLIEQMLKTSLIVGGPVLLTAFGVGMLVSIFQAATQIQEMTLTFIPKIVATVIALIVFGSWMFVELTDYFRSIFESIHTLIQ encoded by the coding sequence ATGAATCTAGATCAAGTAATAACACTCATTGAGCAGATGCTCAAAACCTCTTTAATTGTTGGGGGGCCTGTTCTTCTTACAGCATTTGGGGTAGGGATGTTGGTAAGTATTTTTCAAGCAGCCACCCAGATCCAAGAGATGACACTTACATTTATTCCAAAAATTGTAGCAACTGTCATTGCTTTAATAGTGTTTGGTTCATGGATGTTTGTAGAGCTTACCGACTATTTTCGATCTATTTTTGAATCCATTCATACACTGATACAATGA
- a CDS encoding tetratricopeptide repeat-containing glycosyltransferase family 2 protein, whose protein sequence is MKISAALIMKNEEENLPRLLKSLQGKFDEIVVVDTGSTDRSIEIAKEYGCKVYKKKWNGFADARNYAISKCEGKWIWHFDADFELEKDEFNKFQVYIRSYKEIPYDAINIYVKNFGLDGRVLSISSQTFIHKNKPQIKWIGDIHERVDVEEVIALPIFVNHYGYQKTNVQLQKAKRNLKLLESEIKNLKDKKEIFIKYFYFMQTYAILAYEDDKYNEKLKKIGEKFIDIFDEKRMNNHFFSYGMTYLVEAYLKDKDYCNAIRAINRALKIWNFHPDYLYKKAEILFAAKKYDLAKKYYLKFFEHAIDFQPGMKMVEVQVSESVNKIDVITEKILDYFTKEEIDEIYKNWKKEKNIYKIYLLLRYFEEHNDERFLKLFKKIEKIFYNNSFFEKYFAIYYFNRKNYEKSLQFAQMFLQNSENDKTINEIVAKIYYQKADYKNARIYFEKTLIDNYNIEIYPDYINTLKALGEDELVEKLQKVLKN, encoded by the coding sequence ATGAAAATATCAGCCGCACTTATCATGAAAAACGAAGAGGAAAATCTTCCAAGACTTCTCAAAAGTCTCCAAGGTAAATTTGATGAGATCGTTGTTGTAGATACAGGTTCCACTGATCGAAGTATAGAGATTGCCAAAGAGTATGGCTGTAAGGTGTATAAAAAAAAGTGGAACGGTTTTGCAGACGCGAGAAATTATGCGATAAGCAAATGTGAGGGTAAATGGATATGGCATTTTGATGCTGATTTTGAGTTGGAAAAGGATGAGTTTAATAAGTTTCAAGTGTATATCAGGAGTTATAAAGAGATTCCATATGATGCAATAAATATTTATGTGAAAAATTTTGGTCTTGATGGGAGAGTTCTCTCAATCTCTTCGCAAACGTTTATCCATAAAAATAAACCACAGATTAAATGGATAGGAGATATTCATGAAAGAGTCGATGTTGAAGAAGTTATAGCTCTACCAATTTTTGTTAATCACTATGGATATCAAAAGACAAATGTACAACTTCAAAAAGCAAAAAGAAATTTAAAATTATTAGAATCGGAAATTAAAAATTTAAAAGACAAAAAAGAGATTTTTATTAAATATTTCTATTTTATGCAAACATACGCAATTCTTGCATATGAAGATGATAAGTACAATGAAAAACTTAAAAAAATAGGAGAAAAATTTATTGATATTTTTGATGAAAAGAGAATGAATAACCACTTTTTCTCCTATGGTATGACATATCTTGTAGAGGCGTATCTCAAAGATAAAGATTATTGTAATGCTATTAGAGCAATAAATAGGGCTTTGAAAATTTGGAACTTTCATCCGGACTATTTATATAAAAAAGCTGAAATACTCTTTGCAGCAAAAAAGTATGATTTAGCAAAGAAATATTATCTCAAATTTTTTGAACATGCTATAGATTTTCAACCAGGTATGAAAATGGTTGAGGTGCAAGTAAGCGAATCTGTCAATAAAATAGATGTTATTACAGAAAAAATTTTAGATTATTTTACAAAAGAGGAGATAGATGAAATATATAAAAATTGGAAGAAAGAGAAAAATATATATAAAATTTATTTACTTTTGAGATATTTTGAAGAGCATAATGATGAGAGATTTTTAAAACTATTTAAAAAAATAGAAAAAATTTTTTATAACAATAGTTTTTTTGAAAAGTATTTCGCTATATATTATTTCAATCGTAAGAACTATGAAAAAAGTTTACAATTTGCCCAAATGTTTTTGCAAAATAGTGAGAATGATAAAACTATAAATGAAATAGTTGCAAAAATCTACTATCAAAAAGCAGATTATAAAAATGCAAGGATATATTTTGAAAAAACGTTAATAGATAATTATAATATTGAGATATATCCTGATTATATCAATACTCTCAAAGCGCTAGGTGAAGATGAATTGGTAGAAAAACTCCAAAAAGTGCTAAAAAATTAA